Proteins co-encoded in one Yamadazyma tenuis chromosome 1, complete sequence genomic window:
- the VPS45 gene encoding vacuolar protein sorting-associated protein 45 (COG:U; EggNog:ENOG503NXAG), whose product MNLYKVNDTYFDKVFKDSNIDEAKGRVLLVDKFTMSIISICYSQSQLLSQDIILIDLIENFHQLDQMKHLNCIVYIKPVTDSIEFLTKELQAPHFHDYKVYFNNIINKNQLERIAESDKFEVVSNIVELFQDYLVINANLFTITSTSIIDETNKLVSLLLSIKKFPIIQYENNSLSLKKLSSEILYQINSNLNNNLFENLNYDTVPVLLLFDRFNDPITPLINPWTYQAMIHELIGINKNIVEINGEKILLDDQSDDFLSQSLYLNYGDLTELFQTKVEKFKKESNANVKTSNLVELKKILTRLPDFKKKSSNIMKHLNVLTELDAQISKQNLWEISELQQTIICNLDTKINVENSLIRILSNDSVSMNHKIKLILLYSIRFSGDHIGRFVSLLNEPSLVQLKLLNNFSKSFSSKIKHPKQEEENNFKKFFKNFSNTNEIDNIFLQYNPPLKDFLNDFLLLRADGNGHGLNTLVPDTLKESNIVQDVIIYFKNGVTYEEAKIVRDFNDTNRRFNLIIGSDKIINSNEWLEELYDFIN is encoded by the coding sequence ATGAATTTATATAAGGTGAATGACACCTACTTCGACAAGGTATTCAAAGATAgcaatattgatgaagccaAAGGAAGAGTCCTTTTGGTGGATAAGTTTACTATGAGCATCATATCCATCTGTTACAGTCAATCTCAACTTTTACTGCAAGATATCATCTTAATTGATCTCATAGAAAACTTCCATCAGTTGGATCAAATGAAACACTTGAATTGTATCGTGTACATTAAGCCTGTGACTGATTCAATAGAGTTTTTGACCAAGGAGCTCCAAGCGCCTCACTTTCATGATTACAAGGTGTACTTTAataatatcatcaacaagaaccaGTTGGAAAGAATAGCAGAAAGTGATAAGTTTGAGGTTGTTAGTAACATTGTGGAGTTATTTCAAGATTACTTGGTTATCAATGCCAACTTATTTACTATAACTTCTACTTCAATTATTGACGAAACGAACAAGTTAGTGAGTTTATTGCTCTCCATTAAGAAATTCCCCATAATTCAGTATGAAAACAACTCTTTAAGTTTAAAGAAGTTATCAAGTGAAATCTTGTATCAGATCAACTCGAATCtaaacaacaacttgtttgagAACTTGAACTATGATACTGTACCGGTATTATTATTATTCGATAGGTTCAATGATCCTATCACCCCATTAATTAATCCATGGACTTATCAAGCCATGATTCATGAGCTTATTGGAATTAATAAGAATATCGTTGAAATAAATGGTGAAAAGATTCTACTTGATGATCAACTGGATGATTTCTTGAGCCAGTCTCTTTATTTGAACTATGGTGATTTGACAGAGTTATTTCAAACAAAGGTAGAGAAATTCAAAAAAGAGTCAAATGCAAATGTTAAGACTTCTAACCTTgttgagttgaagaagatcttgaccAGACTACctgatttcaagaagaagctgagtAACATTATGAAGCATTTAAATGTCTTAACCGAGCTAGATGCACAAATTTCAAAACAAAACTTGTGGGAAATAAGTGAGTTACAGCAAACAATTATCTGCAATCTTGATACGAAGATTAATGTGGAAAATAGCTTAATCAGAATATTGTCTAACGATTCTGTGAGCATGAATCATAAAATAAAATTAATCCTACTTTATTCAATTAGGTTTAGTGGTGATCATATAGGAAGGTTTGTGAGCTTATTGAATGAACCTTCGTTGGTTCAGTTGAAACTTTTAAACAACTTCAGCAAAAGTTTCAGCAGCAAGATAAAGCATCCCAAGCAAGAGGAAGagaacaacttcaagaagttcttcaagaatttcaGTAATACTAACGAAATTGATAACATATTCTTGCAGTATAATCCACCACTCaaagatttcttgaatgacTTTCTTTTGTTGCGTGCAGATGGTAATGGCCATGGTTTGAATACTTTGGTGCCCGATACTTTGAAGGAGTCAAATATAGTTCAAGATGTGATCATTTatttcaaaaatggtgTTACCtatgaagaagcaaaaaTTGTCAGGGACTTCAACGACACAAACAGGAGATTCAATTTGATTATTGGAAGTGACAAGATCATAAACAGTAATGAATGGCTCGAAGAGCTTTATGATTTTATCAACTAA
- the CTI6 gene encoding Histone deacetylase complex subunit (EggNog:ENOG503NYTJ; COG:S), with protein MSRRSTRRNYSERVGSQTEDEVVDGTQLTLLPNGDDDEVDEEDELEVTRCVCGNDDLNSDTINPAMASLLQAEYQIKVDQGLFIQCDKCSVWQHGYCVGLFTNDDVPDKYWCELCKPDLHIFIHESSDSNRTLYRPVNEKRKKLIAENDKFTKRKFTRKDRRSYDYDEQLQKALRESAKESGIPIEEQTRRNERSRESSSKESKSDTESPTQIPVKDEKPNEIHEDETNNEIGDEEDEVEGEEEGEEDDENSEIKKEAAKKKSLKRAKRKEGSRAKPKKQKTDSNNSNGSGLSKEELINQSSKPRFVNDKSSIYELRKRISAILEWLSRSQLELGDEKELKSSMTNDVTLIENYEENLGLMQSLTVKILNWEEKYGKYAP; from the coding sequence ATGTCACGAAGATCCACTAGAAGGAATTATAGTGAGCGAGTTGGTTCTCAGACCGAAGACGAGGTGGTAGATGGCACACAACTTACACTTCTACCCAATGGAGATGACGACGAAgtagatgaagaagatgaactAGAGGTGACCAGATGCGTATGTGGGAACGATGATTTAAATTCGGACACCATTAACCCAGCAATGGCAAGCTTGTTGCAGGCTGAGTATCAAATAAAGGTTGATCAGGGTTTATTTATCCAGTGTGATAAATGTTCAGTCTGGCAACATGGATACTGTGTTGGGTTATTCACTAATGATGATGTGCCTGATAAGTATTGGTGTGAGCTATGTAAACCAGACTTACACATATTTATTCACGAGTCCAGTGACAGTAACAGAACCCTATACAGACCCGTGAATGAAAAACGGAAGAAGCTCATTGCCGAGAATGAcaagttcaccaaaagaaaatTCACGAGGAAAGATAGAAGAAGTTACGATTATGATGAGCAACTTCAGAAAGCATTAAGAGAAAGTGCCAAAGAAAGTGGGATACCAATTGAGGAACAGACGAGAAGGAATGAACGATCAAGAGAATCCAGTTCCAAAGAGTCAAAATCTGATACTGAAAGCCCCACCCAAATCCCTGTTAAAGATGAAAAGCCTAATGAAATCCACGAAGACGAGACCAATAATGAAAtaggtgatgaagaagatgaggtTGAAGgcgaagaagaaggtgaagagGATGATGAGAATTCTGAAATAAAGAAGGAGGCagccaagaagaaatccTTAAAGAGAGCTAAAAGAAAAGAGGGTAGCAGAGCTAAACCTAAGAAACAAAAGACTGATTCCAACAATAGCAATGGTTCAGGCTTGTCgaaagaagagttgatcaaccaaTCCTCCAAACCAAGATTTGTCAATGATAAATCAAGCATATATGAATTAAGGAAAAGAATCAGTGCCATATTAGAATGGTTAAGCAGATCACAATTAGAACTCGGAGACGaaaaagaattgaagagtAGCATGACTAATGATGTTACGTTGATTGAAAATTACGAAGAGAACTTGGGCTTAATGCAATCGTTGACTgtcaagattttgaattggGAAGAAAAGTATGGAAAGTATGCTCCTTAA
- the RAV2 gene encoding RAVE (Rav1p, Rav2p, Skp1p) complex subunit (EggNog:ENOG503NZ9F; COG:S), protein MSIIQQIHDTQIANADKELHWYITSVIVPELPQLIETLDLCSNLLLYNTPQHPDPTQQILRGPPVKLPLTSNKSEILKGILIRDGPYIVQLSIMLHQSNFNKVIHKLDLIKPVLLHQIITAKKALDSSIDNLQQFIEMNQHGSHLCDLNHNVLIDLFNKLLSNISISKQSLQIPLNPNLVFPNNVIQADFFRPELPSNIAIDLYLNQAEICIDLKKLHIINELPWSKIENGKSYVDNIREEMKLPSIQTTSGAPSTAASTPQLKSEPLKLSDLDSKLKTLRDSNFLNNMLNSLNFKPKLDPVDYITKCVTFNDMVVMVNTKIDVSSPDPILTSVFTKLDSIEYLLSSFLQNLDGISSV, encoded by the coding sequence ATGTCTATAATTCAGCAAATCCATGATACTCAAATAGCAAATGCCGATAAAGAACTCCATTGGTATATCACATCGGTGATTGTACCTGAGCTCCCGCAATTGATCGAGACTCTTGACCTTTGCTCCAATCTCCTCTTATACAATACTCCCCAGCACCCGGACCCAACCCAGCAAATACTAAGAGGACCTCCAGTAAAACTTCCGTTGACCTCCAATAAGCtggagatcttgaaagGTATTCTCATCCGGGATGGTCCGTATATCGTTCAGTTGAGCATCATGTTGCACCAATCtaatttcaacaaggtgATCCAtaagttggacttgatcaagcCTGTTCTCCTACATCAGATCATCACTGCCAAGAAGGCTTTGGATAGTTCTATCGATAATCTTCAGCAGTTCATAGAAATGAACCAGCACGGCTCGCATCTTTGCGACTTGAATCATAACGTTTTaattgatttgttcaacaagttattATCGAATATATCTATAAGTAAGCAGAGTCTCCAGATCCCCTTGAATCCCAATCTTGTGTTTCCAAATAATGTAATACAAGCCGACTTCTTTCGGCCAGAGCTCCCCTCCAACATCGCAATAGACTTGTACTTGAACCAGGCAGAGATTTGTAtcgacttgaagaaattacACATCATTAACGAACTTCCATGGTCCAAGATCGAAAATGGAAAGTCGTACGTTGACAACATCCGAGAAGAAATGAAGCTTCCCAGTATTCAAACTACATCGGGTGCTCCTTCCACAGCCGCTTCCACTCCTCAATTGAAAAGCGAGCCTTTGAAGTTAAGCGATTTGgactccaagttgaaaaccTTGAGggactccaacttcttgaacaacatgttgaactccttgaacttcaaaccCAAGTTAGATCCCGTGGATTACATCACCAAGTGTGTGACTTTCAATGAtatggtggtgatggttaACACCAAAATTGATGTGAGCTCTCCAGACCCGATTTTGACCAGtgtcttcaccaaattggaTTCCATTGAATACCTTTTGAGCCTGTTTCTTCAGAACCTAGACGGAATTTCCTCTGTATAG
- the RBF1 gene encoding Transcription factor rbf1 (RPG-box-binding factor) (Repressor-activator protein 1) (EggNog:ENOG503P0DU; COG:K) produces the protein MVKTKPKKESDANQIQSLGHQSPQNQQQSPGLQHLLPQHQQISIAGNGPDTKLSLQDPRQHQQYNQLLSQMPMSSLQQLSNSIGQDYRGMPQQQSQPQQQQSQQQTLGQSGYPGYSDMLQQLQHQGIQQQSHTQIQQLQAAAAAAANANNPQLSQQLNQQISQHLGQQLGMGQVGQMNQMGQLNQMNQMAQRGQLTQQQLQQYQQVQLQQQLQQQQHAQQMQVQMQQQHQQQQHQQQQQQQQQQQQHQGIQGLAGLPRGNAMGYEETDDSNLQSRYLENEIIKTFQTKSELVKFVKTTLNDEEQCRIVISSSKPKAIYFQCERSGSFRTTVKDASKRQRVAYTKRNKCGYRLVANLYPPEKDRRKSKRDTTNNLDDKLNDFDQQSGSPSDGSEMWILRMINPKHNHAADPPNMSKKKRTRSSRILVEKPLPKPQGMDINASYQLGGQQQSSPQTQNQQPQQQHMLNGQLHSQLQMHSQMHGQLPVHVHSGQQHQDLQDPDVLAAITNNVAAAAAAAAVMNHPPVESIDPNVDPSVQDHDHSHLR, from the coding sequence ATGGTCAAAACCAAGCCTAAGAAAGAGTCGGATGCTAATCAGATCCAGTCACTTGGTCACCAGTCAcctcaaaatcaacaacaatcGCCGGGGCTTCAACATCTCCTCCctcaacatcaacaaatATCGATTGCAGGAAATGGACCTGACACCAAGTTATCCCTCCAGGATCCACGTCAACATCAACAGTATAACCAGCTCTTGAGTCAAATGCCAATGAGCCTGTTGCAGCAATTGAGTAATAGTATTGGTCAGGATTATCGGGGAATGcctcaacaacaatctCAACcgcaacaacaacaactgcAACAACAAACCCTTGGCCAATCTGGTTACCCTGGATACTCCGACATGTTACAACAGTTGCAACATCAAGGAATACAGCAACAATCGCATACTCAGATCCAGCAGTTACAGGCTGCGgccgctgctgctgctaATGCCAACAACCCTCAATTGAGTCAGCAATTGAACCAACAAATAAGCCAACATTTGGGCCAACAGTTGGGCATGGGACAAGTTGGTCAGATGAACCAGATGGGGCAGCTTAACCAGATGAACCAAATGGCGCAACGAGGCCAGTTGactcaacaacaattgcAGCAGTATCAACAGGTCCAGTTGCAGCAGCAGttgcaacaacagcaacacGCTCAACAGATGCAAGTGCAGATGCAACAACAGcaccagcagcaacagcatcagcagcagcaacaacaacagcaacaacagcaacagcacCAAGGTATTCAGGGACTTGCTGGTTTACCTCGAGGTAATGCGATGGGATATGAAGAGACTGACGACTCGAACCTCCAATCACGTTATTTGGAGAACGAAATCATCAAGACGTTTCAGACCAAATCTGAGTTGGTAAAGTTTGTTAAAACAACCTTGAATGATGAAGAGCAGTGCCGTATAGTTATCAGTTCGTCCAAACCCAAGGCAATCTACTTCCAGTGTGAGCGGTCGGGGTCTTTCCGCACGACCGTTAAAGACGCCAGTAAAAGACAGAGAGTGGCCTACACCAAGCGTAACAAGTGTGGATATCGGCTAGTGGCTAATTTGTATCCTCCAGAAAAGGATAGAAGAAAGTCCAAACGGGATACTACCAATAACTTGGATGATAAGTTAAACGACTTTGACCAACAGAGTGGGTCTCCATCTGATGGTTCAGAGATGTGGATTTTGCGAATGATTAACCCCAAACACAATCATGCTGCTGATCCTCCTAATATGAGCAAGAAGAAACGGACCAGAAGCTCGAGAattttggttgaaaagCCATTGCCTAAGCCCCAGGGAATGGATATTAATGCCTCGTACCAACTTGGCGGACAACAACAATCTTCGCCTCAGACTcagaatcaacaaccccaGCAACAGCACATGCTCAATGGCCAATTACACTCTCAGCTCCAGATGCACTCTCAAATGCATGGCCAGCTCCCTGTTCACGTCCATTCTGGGCAACAACACCAGGATTTGCAAGATCCTGATGTGTTAGCTGCCATAACTAATAATGTGGCCGCGGCTGCTGCGGCTGCGGCGGTGATGAACCACCCTCCAGTTGAATCCATTGACCCAAATGTGGATCCAAGCGTCCAGGATCATGATCACTCCCACTTGCGTTAA
- the CSR1_1 gene encoding phosphatidylinositol transfer protein csr1 (COG:I; EggNog:ENOG503NTVK), giving the protein MSSGHHAGEKPGRIQSINADQEIVLKQVWAYIFRFFGYQLEIDDEDLAYKECFVSSTRCTQLTDSGFGGLNYGLVRTGTKDSTTSSHISHKTSASTYSTLNKKKKSGILKRGGNKKIEVQEVRAPATSKRMKYIQSNSSFEKYTGIAIDPKVAYVYNNFYKSTFENSEDYMSDNEDYGEVDDDDVSISSFFTAETYVDEPDMKAFVSAVASSMNKSASASYLVEEIKVKPNTSLVSGINKYDPKRLHPGVFGSLRNDAFDNYILRFVRARKFKTEDSMHMIFKALDWRTSEDYRPNEWENEGDAPSYLSGKNPGFIRNYTSQKSFVRGHDKERSPIFFFFAKKHLISESPLADTQRFAVCTIESCRLFLRDITDSVDTCSIVFDLTGFSLKNADYNAIKFLAEVFEAYYPECLGKVLIFNAPWIFSTVWNVIKNWLDPVVASKIHFAKDFKELNKFIDREWIPKSMGGDDDYDGEYPVPTERDGHFMKQRDGDFSRLMRKRDEVILKFLSTTKKWIEATDPEISDKYLQDKINLCGELAYTYIQLDPYLRYPGFYDRNGSLQVSC; this is encoded by the coding sequence ATGTCAAGTGGACATCATGCTGGTGAAAAGCCAGGTAGAATCCAGAGTATCAATGCCGATCAGGAAATTGTCTTGAAACAAGTCTGGGCCTATATTTTCAGATTCTTTGGCtatcaacttgaaattgatgatgaggacTTGGCTTACAAGGAATGTTTCGTCAGCTCCACTCGGTGTACTCAATTGACTGATTCTGGATTTGGTGGGTTGAATTATGGGTTGGTCAGAACCGGCACCAAAGATTCAACCACCTCTTCCCATATTTCCCATAAGACCAGCGCCTCCACTTACAGcaccttgaacaaaaagaagaagctgggTATTTTGAAGAGGGGAGGcaacaagaaaatcgaAGTGCAAGAGGTGAGAGCACCTGCCACATCCAAGAGAATGAAATACATTCAATCCAACTCGTCTTTTGAAAAGTACACTGGAATTGCAATTGATCCAAAGGTTGCCTATGTGTATAACAATTTCTACAAGTCAACTTTTGAAAATAGCGAAGACTACATGAGTGACAACGAAGACTACGGcgaagttgatgatgatgatgtttcGATCAGCTCTTTCTTCACCGCTGAGACATATGTTGATGAACCTGATATGAAGGCGTTTGTGTCAGCTGTGGCGTCGTCAATGAATAAGAGTGCCTCAGCTTCTTATCTAGTAGAAGAAATCAAGGTGAAGCCCAACACTTCTCTCGTCTCTggaatcaacaagtatGATCCTAAAAGGTTACACCCAGGTGTTTTCGGTTCTTTGAGAAACGATGCCTTTGACAACTACATCTTGAGATTTGTCAGAGCTAGAAAGTTCAAAACCGAAGATTCAATGCACATGATTTTCAAGGCCTTGGACTGGAGAACTTCGGAAGACTATAGGCCAAATGAGTGGGAAAACGAAGGGGATGCCCCCTCCTACTTGTCAGGTAAAAATCCAGGTTTTATCAGGAACTACACCTCTCAGAAGTCGTTTGTCAGGGGACATGATAAGGAAAGAAGTccaattttcttcttttttgcCAAGAAGCATTTGATTTCTGAGTCACCATTGGCTGACACACAAAGATTTGCTGTTTGTACCATTGAAAGTTGTCGGTTGTTCTTAAGGGATATTACTGATTCGGTTGACACCTGTTCTATTGTATTTGATTTGACTGGATTCTCCTTGAAGAATGCTGATTACAATGCtatcaagtttttggctGAGGTTTTTGAAGCTTATTACCCTGAATGTTTGGGTAAAGTGTTAATTTTCAATGCTCCATGGATCTTTTCAACTGTGTGGAATGTTATTAAGAATTGGTTAGACCCTGTTGTTGCATCCAAAATTCATTTTGCGAAAGAtttcaaggagttgaacaagttcatCGACAGAGAATGGATTCCTAAGTCTATGGGAGGTGACGACGATTATGATGGAGAGTACCCAGTTCCAACTGAAAGAGATGGACACTTTATGAAGCAGAGAGATGGAGATTTCTCAAGGTTGATGAGGAAAAGAGATGAAGTGATATTGAAGTTTTTATCCACTACAAAGAAATGGATTGAGGCTACCGACCCGGAAATAAGTGACAAATACTTGCAAGATAAGATCAATTTGTGTGGAGAGTTGGCTTATACTTACATCCAGTTAGATCCATACCTTAGGTACCCAGGTTTCTATGATAGAAATGGACTGTTGCAAGTTTCCTGCTAA
- the STE23 gene encoding metalloprotease (MEROPS:MER0001218; EggNog:ENOG503NUAC; COG:O): protein MSYEVLADNIEKPLVDDREYKFIKLSNELKVLLIHDPQTDKSAAGLDVFVGSYKDKDFEIPGLAHFCEHLLFMGTKKYPSENEYASYLSNHGGHSNAFTSFEHTNYYFEVNSGHLEGALDRFAQFFIEPLFDESCKDREINAVDSENKKNLQNDLWRFYQLEKSTSNPKHPYNHFSTGNHVTLGDEPLSKSLNVREILLDFHDKNYSSNLMNLVILGKESLDELTAFAIEKFSSIANKHLPERPDYNNEVVYNEDSLVKCTKAKSIMDTNKMELTFMIPDDQDSNWEYLPAGYYSHLIGHESRGSIYYHLNELGLISSLSCGSTKVCSGSALFVIECELTPKGLENYEDIVVNIFEYLKLIKSLSPQEWLFDEIRKTNEINFRFKQKQNAAQTVSRMSNSLYKFASNIPSKWMFNYTSKTKFNPDVITEFGNFLCLENLRLQVSAKTFSGFTKKEKWYGTSYEYDDIDKKLIQRIQSCSLNENFNLPMKNPFIPENFEILNKNMPNSEPLKSPFLIKDDNQFQVWFKQDDQFNVPNLILHLFLHLPKSNDSIESSIKTQLFCDLLDDELNDISYYASTVGLSLSVNQWRDGILVKLNGYNDKIFTLLKEVLAKIISFQPAVNKFELIKFKLLQDFKNFGYEVPYLQINTNFLTMVNERTYLTNDKIPVLEAINYEALTSFIKEDLFSNVFVESLLVGNLNMEQLNKYVDLIGKSFSDIPKLDTNLNNVHKMIKLQSHTSDVNVIVDLDLDDVENVNSSIDYFVKICKPTDYEQRSLAELISTIFHEPCFNQLRTKEQLGYVVFSGTRILRNYMGYRVLVQSEKSPNYLRSRIENFFSMMKDKLADMTSDEFEKYKKTLIDKKLIKLKNLGEESSKFWNSITDGHFDFKANQKLVDHIETLTQDQLIEFYNKFIEPSTSKAPRFILNLNSHKSKFVALKSIIGSSDSEIIELIERYEDNIEELVGSVTKQKNESSDFKANLLQEIKTKMEEWFPDFSDKRIKFNEFKDFPKAGIPASVEPMSNFHYAESHL, encoded by the coding sequence ATGTCTTACGAAGTGTTGGCAGATAATATCGAGAAGCCTTTAGTGGATGATAGAGAGTATAAGTTCATCAAACTTTCCAATGAACTAAAAGTGTTGTTGATCCATGATCCCCAAACTGACAAGTCGGCCGCAGGTTTGGACGTATTCGTTGGTTCTTACAAAGACAAGGACTTTGAAATCCCAGGCTTGGCCCATTTCTGTGAACACTTGTTGTTCATGGGTACGAAGAAGTACCCACTGGAAAATGAGTATGCTTCATATTTGTCCAACCATGGTGGGCATTCTAACGCTTTTACATCTTTCGAGCACACAAACTACTATTTTGAAGTCAACTCTGGTCACTTGGAAGGAGCTTTGGACAGATTTGCCCAGTTTTTCATCGAGCCATTGTTTGACGAGTCTTGCAAGGACAGGGAAATAAACGCTGTTGACAGtgaaaacaagaagaatttgcagAATGATTTGTGGAGATTCTACCAATTGGAAAAACTGACTTCCAATCCCAAGCATCCTTATAACCATTTCTCCACTGGAAACCATGTGACTTTGGGTGATGAGCCATTGTCCAAGAGCCTAAATGTTAGAGAAATTTTGTTGGATTTCCATGATAAGAACTATTCTTCtaacttgatgaatttggTTATATTGGGAAAGGAGTCCTTGGATGAGTTGACTGCGTTTGCTATAGAAAAGTTCAGTTCCATCGCAAACAAGCACTTGCCAGAGAGACCTGATTACAACAATGAAGTCGTTTATAATGAAGACAGTTTGGTCAAGTGTACCAAGGCAAAATCTATTATGGATACGAACAAAATGGAGTTAACTTTTATGATTCCAGATGATCAGGATTCTAATTGGGAATACTTACCAGCTGGTTACTACAGCCATTTGATTGGCCACGAAAGTAGAGGTTCTATTTACTATCATCTCAATGAGTTGGGTTTGATTAGCTCCTTGAGTTGCGGTAGCACTAAAGTATGCTCCGGTTCTGCGTTGTTCGTTATTGAATGTGAGTTGACTCCGAAGGGATTAGAAAACTACGAGGACATCGTGGTGAATATCTTTGAGTATCttaagttgatcaaaagctTATCTCCACAGGAATGGTTATTCGATGAAATTAGAAAGACcaacgaaatcaactttAGATTCAAGCAAAAGCAAAATGCCGCTCAAACAGTTAGTCGGATGAGTAATAGCTTATACAAATTTGCGTCAAATATTCCTTCCAAGTGGATGTTTAATTACACTTCAAAGACCAAATTCAATCCAGATGTTATAACTGAATTCGGTAACTTCTTATGCTTAGAAAACTTGAGACTTCAAGTTTCAGCCAAAACGTTCTCCGGTTTCACCAAAAAGGAAAAGTGGTATGGAACTAGCTATGAAtatgatgatattgataaAAAGTTGATCCAAAGAATCCAATCTTGCTCATTAAAtgaaaacttcaatttACCAATGAAAAATCCTTTCATACCAGAGAACTTCGAGATCCTTAATAAGAACATGCCCAATTCCGAACCTTTGAAGTCTCCGTTCTTGATTAAAGATGATaatcaattccaagtttggtTTAAACAGGATGATCAGTTCAATGTGCCAAACTTGATCCTTCATTTGTTCTTGCATTTACCTAAATCGAATGACAGTATTGAATCCTCAATTAAAACTCAATTATTCTGtgacttgttggatgaTGAGCTTAACGACATCAGCTACTACGCTTCTACAGTTGGATTGTCATTATCTGTCAACCAATGGAGGGACGGTATACTTGTGAAGTTGAACGGATATAACGATAAGATTTTTACCTTATTAAAGGAAGTATTGGCTAAAATCATTTCTTTCCAGCCAGCTGTAAATAAGTTCGAAttaatcaagttcaaattgttgcaagacttcaaaaactttggaTATGAGGTTCCATACTTGCagatcaacaccaactttttgacTATGGTTAATGAGAGAACGTATTTGACAAATGATAAGATTCCCGTGTTGGAGGCTATAAATTATGAGGCTTTGACCAGCTTCATTAAGGAAGATTTATTCAGTAATGTGTTTGTTGAGTCCTTGTTGGTAGGTAATCTTAACATGGAACAATTAAACAAATATGTTGATTTGATTGGCAAGAGTTTTAGTGACATTCCCAAGCTCGACACTAACCTCAACAATGTTCACAAAATGATCAAATTACAAAGCCACACTAGTGATGTCAATGTGATAgtggacttggatttggatgATGTAGAAAATGTGAACTCGTCTATTGACTACTTCGTCAAGATTTGCAAACCAACCGATTATGAACAAAGAAGTCTTGCAGAGTTAATATCAACTATATTCCATGAACCATGTTTCAACCAGCTTAGGACTAAAGAGCAATTGGGATACGTTGTTTTCTCTGGAACCAGGATCTTGAGAAACTATATGGGTTACAGAGTTTTGGTTCAATCTGAAAAGTCTCCCAATTACTTGAGATCAAGAATCgaaaacttcttctctaTGATGAAGGACAAATTGGCTGACATGACTTCTGACGAATTCGAAAAGTACAAGAAGACTTTAATTGAtaagaagttgataaaattgaagaacttaGGTGAAGAGTCAAGCAAATTTTGGAACTCTATCACTGATGGCCATTTCGATTTCAAGGCCAACCAGAAATTGGTTGATCACATTGAGACTTTAACTCAAGATCAACTTATTGAGTTCTATaacaagttcattgaaCCTTCTACTAGCAAGGCTCCTAGGTTTATATTGAACCTCAATTCCCACAAGAGCAAGTTTGTGGCATTGAAGAGTATTATTGGTTCTAGTGACTctgaaatcattgaattgattgaaagGTATGAAGATAatattgaagagttggttGGTAGCGTGACTAAGCAAAAGAATGAATCTTCTGACTTTAAAGCGAACTTATTGCAGGAAATCAAGACTAAAATGGAAGAATGGTTCCCAGATTTCAGTGATAAAagaatcaagttcaacgagttcaagGATTTCCCTAAAGCTGGGATTCCTGCCTCAGTTGAGCCAATGTCGAACTTTCATTACGCTGAACTGCATTTATAA